From Peromyscus maniculatus bairdii isolate BWxNUB_F1_BW_parent chromosome 8, HU_Pman_BW_mat_3.1, whole genome shotgun sequence, a single genomic window includes:
- the Nme4 gene encoding nucleoside diphosphate kinase, mitochondrial isoform X3: MGCFFGAAALRALLCGPRIPGLLVRPSSGGPSWPQERTLVAVKPDGVQRRLVGTVIQRFERRGFKLVGMKMLQAPESILAEHYRDLQRKPFYPSLISYMSSGPVVAMVWEGHNVVHISRTMIGHTDSTQAAPGTIRGDFSVHISRQGFSV, from the exons ATGGGCTGTTTCTTTGGGGCTGCGGCGCTGCGGGCGTTGTTGTGCGGGCCACGCATTCCAGGCCTGCTGGTGCGCCCCAGTTCCG GAGGGCCTTCCTGGCCCCAGGAGCGGACCCTGGTTGCTGTGAAGCCAGATGGGGTGCAGCGGAGGCTAGTGGGGACTGTGATACAGCGCTTTGAGAGGCGAGGCTTCAAGCTAGTGGGGATGAAGATGTTGCAG GCACCAGAGAGCATCCTTGCTGAGCACTACCGGGACCTACAGAGGAAGCCATTCTACCCATCCCTTATCAGCTACATGAGCTCTGGGCCTGTGGTGGCCATG GTCTGGGAAGGGCACAATGTGGTCCACATCTCAAGGACCATGATAGGACACACTGACTCAACCCAGGCAGCCCCTGGGACAATCAGGGGAGACTTCAGTGTTCACATCAGCAG acagggtttctctgtgtag
- the Decr2 gene encoding peroxisomal 2,4-dienoyl-CoA reductase [(3E)-enoyl-CoA-producing], with product MDQQPPDVEEDDCLSEYHHLFCPDLLQDKVAFITGGGSGIGFRIAEIFMRHGCHTVIVSRSLPRVSTAAGKLVAATGRRCLPLSMDVRVPSAVMAAVDQALKEFGKIDILINCAAGNFLCPASALSFNAFKTVVDIDTIGTFNVSRVLYEKFFRDHGGVIVNITATLSMRGQVLQLHAGAAKAAVDAMTRHLAVEWGPQNIRVNSLAPGPISGTEGMRRLGGPQDSLKLKCLSNPAQRLGNKTEIAHSVLYLASPLASYVSGIVLVVDGGSWMTFPNDINQLVEFKSSSAKL from the exons ATGGACCAGCAGCCGCCCGACGTTGAGGAGGACGATTGTCTTTCTGAATACCACCACCTCTTCTGCCCGGACCTTCTTCA gGACAAGGTGGCCTTTATTACAGGTGGTGGTTCTGGGATTGGCTTCCGGATCGCTGAGATTTTCATGAG GCATGGCTGCCACACTGTCATCGTCAGCAGGAGTCTGCCAAGAGTGTCCACG GCTGCTGGAAAGTTGGTTGCTGCCACCGGAAGGCGGTGCCTCCCTCTATCTATGGATGTTCGAGTTCCCTCagctgtcatggctgctgtggacCAGGCGCTGAAAGAGTTTGGCAAAATCGACATCCTTATTAACT GTGCAGCTGGAAACTTCTTATGCCCGGCCAGCGCTTTGTCTTTCAACGCCTTCAAGACTGTGGTTGACATCGACACCATTGGCACCTTCAATGTGTCTCGTGTGCTTTACGAGAAGTTCTTCCGG GACCATGGAGGAGTGATTGTGAACATCACCGCCACTCTTAGCATGCGGGGGCAGGTGCTGCAGCTCCACGCAGGCGCGGCCAAGGCAGCCGTGG ATGCTATGACGCGACACTTGGCTGTGGAGTGGGGTCCCCAGAATATCCGTGTCAACAGCCTGGCTCCTGGTCCCATCAGTGGCACTGAGGGGATGCGGCGACTGG GGGGCCCCCAGGACAGTTTGAAATTAAAGTGTCTTTCAAACCCTGCACAAAGACTTGGAAACAAGACAGAGATCGCCCACAGCGTGCTGTACCTGGCCAGCCCTCTGGCTTCCTATGTCTCAGGGATTGTGTTGGTGGTTGATGGTGGCTCCTGGATGACATTCCCAAACGACATCAATCAATTGGTAGAGTTTAAATCCTCCTCTGCGAAGCTCTAG
- the Nme4 gene encoding nucleoside diphosphate kinase, mitochondrial isoform X1, with protein sequence MGCFFGAAALRALLCGPRIPGLLVRPSSGGPSWPQERTLVAVKPDGVQRRLVGTVIQRFERRGFKLVGMKMLQAPESILAEHYRDLQRKPFYPSLISYMSSGPVVAMVWEGHNVVHISRTMIGHTDSTQAAPGTIRGDFSVHISRNVIHASDSVEGAQREIQLWFQSSELLTWADGGHHSSCYPA encoded by the exons ATGGGCTGTTTCTTTGGGGCTGCGGCGCTGCGGGCGTTGTTGTGCGGGCCACGCATTCCAGGCCTGCTGGTGCGCCCCAGTTCCG GAGGGCCTTCCTGGCCCCAGGAGCGGACCCTGGTTGCTGTGAAGCCAGATGGGGTGCAGCGGAGGCTAGTGGGGACTGTGATACAGCGCTTTGAGAGGCGAGGCTTCAAGCTAGTGGGGATGAAGATGTTGCAG GCACCAGAGAGCATCCTTGCTGAGCACTACCGGGACCTACAGAGGAAGCCATTCTACCCATCCCTTATCAGCTACATGAGCTCTGGGCCTGTGGTGGCCATG GTCTGGGAAGGGCACAATGTGGTCCACATCTCAAGGACCATGATAGGACACACTGACTCAACCCAGGCAGCCCCTGGGACAATCAGGGGAGACTTCAGTGTTCACATCAGCAG GAATGTCATCCATGCTAGCGATTCTGTGGAGGGGGCCCAGAGAGAGATCCAGCTGTGGTTTCAGAGCAGTGAACTGTTGACCTGGGCAGACGGTGGTCACCACAGCAGCTGCTACCCAGCCTGA
- the Nme4 gene encoding nucleoside diphosphate kinase, mitochondrial isoform X2: protein MGCFFGAAALRALLCGPRIPGLLVRPSSGGPSWPQERTLVAVKPDGVQRRLVGTVIQRFERRGFKLVGMKMLQAPESILAEHYRDLQRKPFYPSLISYMSSGPVVAMVWEGHNVVHISRTMIGHTDSTQAAPGTIRGDFSVHISSWTTEPTPGFSATGLLSEQLQENVDQVR, encoded by the exons ATGGGCTGTTTCTTTGGGGCTGCGGCGCTGCGGGCGTTGTTGTGCGGGCCACGCATTCCAGGCCTGCTGGTGCGCCCCAGTTCCG GAGGGCCTTCCTGGCCCCAGGAGCGGACCCTGGTTGCTGTGAAGCCAGATGGGGTGCAGCGGAGGCTAGTGGGGACTGTGATACAGCGCTTTGAGAGGCGAGGCTTCAAGCTAGTGGGGATGAAGATGTTGCAG GCACCAGAGAGCATCCTTGCTGAGCACTACCGGGACCTACAGAGGAAGCCATTCTACCCATCCCTTATCAGCTACATGAGCTCTGGGCCTGTGGTGGCCATG GTCTGGGAAGGGCACAATGTGGTCCACATCTCAAGGACCATGATAGGACACACTGACTCAACCCAGGCAGCCCCTGGGACAATCAGGGGAGACTTCAGTGTTCACATCAGCAG CTGGACGACGGAACCCACTCCTGGGTTCTCAGCAACCGGTCTCTTGTCTGAACAGCTTCAGGAGAATGTGGATCAAGTGCGGTGA